One stretch of Prionailurus viverrinus isolate Anna chromosome C1, UM_Priviv_1.0, whole genome shotgun sequence DNA includes these proteins:
- the INHBB gene encoding inhibin beta B chain produces MDGLPGRALGAACLLLLAAGWLGPEAWGSPTPPPSPAAPPPPPPPGAPGGSQDTCTSCGGFRRPEELGRVDGDFLEAVKRHILSRLQMRGRPNITHAVPKAAMVTALRKLHAGKVREDGRVEIPHLDGHASPGADGQERVSEIISFAETDGLASSRVRLYFFISNEGNQNLFVVQASLWLYLKLLPYVLEKGSRRKVRVKVYFQEQGHGDRWNVVEKKVDLKRSGWHTFPLTEAIQSLFERGERRLNLDVQCDGCQELAVVPVFVDPGEESHRPFVVVQARLGDSRHRIRKRGLECDGRTNLCCRQQFFIDFRLIGWNDWIIAPTGYYGNYCEGSCPAYLAGVPGSASSFHTAVVNQYRMRGLNPGTVNSCCIPTKLSTMSMLYFDDEYNIVKRDVPNMIVEECGCA; encoded by the exons ATGGACGGGCTGCCCGGTCGGGCGCTGGGGGCCGCCTGCCTCTTGCTGCTGGCGGCCGGCTGGTTGGGGCCCGAGGCCTGGGGCTCGCCCACGCCCCCGCCTTcgcccgccgcgccgccgccgcccccgccgcccggaGCCCCCGGCGGCTCGCAGGACACCTGCACGTCGTGCGGCGGCTTCCGGCGGCCAGAGGAGCTGGGCCGGGTGGACGGCGACTTCCTGGAGGCGGTGAAGCGACACATCTTGAGCCGCCTGCAGATGCGGGGCCGACCCAACATCACGCACGCCGTGCCCAAGGCCGCCATGGTCACGGCCCTGCGCAAGCTGCACGCGGGCAAGGTGCGCGAAGACGGCCGCGTGGAGATCCCGCACCTCGACGGCCACGCCAGCCCGGGCGCCGACGGCCAGGAGCGCGTCTCTGAGATCATCAGCTTCGCCGAGACAG ATGGCCTTGCCTCCTCCCGGGTCCGCCTGTACTTCTTCATCTCCAACGAAGGCAACCAGAACCTGTTTGTGGTGCAGGCCAGCCTGTGGCTTTACCTGAAGCTCCTGCCCTACGTCCTGGAGAAGGGCAGTCGGAGGAAGGTGCGGGTCAAGGTGTACTTCCAGGAGCAGGGTCACGGCGACCGGTGGAACGTGGTGGAGAAGAAGGTGGACCTCAAGCGCAGCGGCTGGCACACCTTCCCGCTCACCGAGGCCATCCAGTCGTTGTTCGAGCGGGGCGAGCGCCGGCTCAACCTGGACGTGCAGTGTGACGGCTGCCAGGAGCTGGCCGTGGTGCCGGTGTTCGTGGACCCCGGTGAGGAGTCGCACCGGCCCTTTGTGGTGGTGCAGGCGCGGCTGGGTGACAGCAGGCACCGCATCCGCAAGCGGGGCCTGGAGTGCGATGGCCGGACCAACCTCTGTTGCAGGCAACAGTTCTTCATCGACTTCCGCCTCATCGGCTGGAACGACTGGATCATCGCGCCCACCGGCTACTACGGGAACTACTGTGAGGGCAGCTGCCCGGCCTACCTGGCAGGGGTCCCCGGCTCCGCCTCCTCCTTCCACACGGCCGTGGTGAACCAGTACCgcatgcggggcctgaaccccgGCACGGTGAACTCCTGCTGtatccccaccaagctgagcacCATGTCCATGCTCTACTTCGACGACGAGTACAACATCGTCAAGCGGGACGTGCCCAACATGATTGTGGAGGAGTGTGGCTGCGCCTGA